Proteins encoded together in one Fibrobacter sp. UWR2 window:
- the lepB gene encoding signal peptidase I yields MEDKPKKFSIGKFLKALSREIIVPIVLALIVIQYVIQAFQIPSESMEKSLHTGDFLLGLKFTYGSPIPFTNQHFPGYTEPKPGDVVIFRYPGEPEYPDNNPARYTHLFNALMFGNFYWDHEPEDGQPHLVHYADGPKDYIKRCVAVSGDTVAIHEGRLYINGVKQDTIPGRGQWTATFRTKSSPRDERETFVVPSVGDTFAIDTMPLEKLWWLRSIILQENPDSHVEMEISLLRDGVEDNNFEFSDFKVPVESERGMLLNAMFTRNRTVVQKRLTQGDTVSGAMSFSYFRELAKIGFLPLLDPHAKGGFTRQVSYVGFEGSILRDLEGNVAMLNAPAVVDSAAAVDSASATPVDTAQASLQADTAQVAQSQPRLEIRRRILVDGKPIDSYVIKTPLFFMMGDNRDNSADSRYWGFVTLRNIRAKASVIYFSFENDDQAFSFGNPFTWWRIPFRIRWSRIGKFIPLI; encoded by the coding sequence ATGGAAGACAAACCGAAAAAGTTTTCGATTGGCAAATTTCTCAAGGCATTATCGCGGGAAATCATTGTCCCCATCGTGCTTGCACTTATCGTTATCCAGTATGTGATACAGGCGTTCCAGATTCCGAGTGAGTCTATGGAAAAGTCCTTGCATACCGGCGACTTTTTGCTGGGGCTCAAGTTTACCTATGGTTCGCCGATACCGTTTACGAACCAGCATTTCCCCGGCTATACTGAACCGAAGCCCGGCGATGTGGTGATATTCCGTTACCCGGGGGAACCTGAATACCCCGACAATAATCCTGCGCGCTACACGCACCTGTTTAACGCGCTGATGTTCGGAAACTTCTACTGGGACCACGAACCCGAAGATGGCCAGCCGCACTTGGTGCACTATGCGGACGGCCCGAAGGACTACATTAAGCGCTGCGTTGCAGTGAGCGGTGATACGGTCGCTATTCACGAAGGCCGCCTTTACATTAACGGTGTAAAGCAGGATACTATCCCGGGGCGTGGGCAGTGGACGGCTACATTCCGCACGAAGTCTTCGCCGAGGGACGAGCGCGAAACGTTCGTGGTGCCGAGTGTAGGCGATACGTTTGCGATAGACACGATGCCGCTCGAAAAACTCTGGTGGTTGCGTTCCATTATTTTGCAGGAGAATCCGGATAGCCATGTAGAGATGGAAATTTCGCTCTTGCGCGATGGCGTGGAAGACAACAACTTTGAATTCAGTGACTTCAAGGTGCCGGTGGAAAGTGAACGCGGCATGCTCCTGAACGCGATGTTCACGCGCAACAGGACGGTTGTCCAGAAGAGGCTTACGCAGGGCGATACCGTGAGCGGTGCGATGAGTTTCTCGTACTTCCGCGAACTGGCGAAGATTGGGTTCCTGCCGCTGCTTGACCCGCATGCAAAGGGCGGCTTTACGCGCCAGGTGAGCTATGTCGGGTTCGAAGGTTCTATTCTGCGTGACCTTGAAGGCAATGTCGCGATGCTCAATGCTCCGGCAGTTGTCGATAGCGCCGCTGCTGTGGATAGTGCCTCTGCTACGCCGGTGGATACTGCGCAGGCATCCTTACAGGCAGATACAGCGCAGGTCGCGCAGTCGCAGCCGCGCCTCGAGATTCGCCGCAGGATTCTGGTGGATGGCAAGCCTATCGACAGCTATGTAATCAAGACTCCGCTGTTCTTTATGATGGGCGACAACCGCGACAATTCTGCGGATAGCCGCTACTGGGGCTTTGTGACGCTCAGGAATATCCGCGCGAAGGCGTCGGTTATTTACTTCTCGTTCGAAAACGACGACCAGGCGTTCAGTTTTGGCAATCCATTTACCTGGTGGCGCATTCCTTTCCGTATTCGCTGGTCGCGCATTGGCAAGTTTATCCCTTTGATTTAA
- a CDS encoding copper resistance protein NlpE N-terminal domain-containing protein, protein MKKLFFTGLLAGLFSLSMLAGCENEKPAPLPDLPKVELPKGLAGLYSGRLPCDNCKVRMVRMELAEDSTVSVIETVLTDTAKTDTLQGRYTQNANVISVELGNGAKWNFAPGNSGALSLLTGAGTVYKDENGLPADLIRIINKPKTEGEKK, encoded by the coding sequence ATGAAGAAACTCTTTTTTACGGGCCTTCTTGCGGGCCTATTTTCGCTGTCCATGCTTGCTGGCTGCGAAAACGAGAAACCGGCTCCCTTGCCGGACTTACCCAAGGTGGAACTCCCTAAGGGCCTTGCCGGCCTGTATTCGGGCCGCCTCCCGTGCGATAACTGCAAGGTACGCATGGTGCGCATGGAACTTGCCGAGGACAGTACCGTTTCGGTGATCGAGACCGTGCTTACGGATACGGCGAAGACCGATACGCTGCAGGGCAGGTACACGCAGAATGCGAACGTGATTTCTGTAGAACTGGGCAACGGAGCGAAATGGAATTTCGCTCCGGGCAATTCCGGCGCCCTCTCGCTATTGACCGGCGCGGGCACGGTATACAAGGACGAGAACGGCTTGCCCGCCGACCTGATCAGGATTATCAACAAACCGAAGACTGAAGGAGAGAAGAAATAA
- a CDS encoding LytTR family DNA-binding domain-containing protein — protein MQARTLIIDDEPLARMRLRSLLEKYTEDLEILDEAASGNQAISKINDLVPDVVFLDIQMPDMDAFEVLKNIDEDAMPLIVFTTAHENFALRAFEENTVDYLLKPVDPERLDATMEKLRKRLPAVVESQQMPADFSWDKFRSLMAMGDQYLQRIQVKIGDRILLVNVDEIIRFHSEEKYTTVYTPTNQYIIDTPLVDLEKKLDPRQFVRVHRAHLVAIDYIAEIRKTDMSRLNVVLRDKDHTQILVSRNFVKSVRNL, from the coding sequence ATGCAGGCTAGGACTTTGATTATTGACGACGAGCCGCTTGCGCGCATGCGCCTCCGCTCGCTATTGGAAAAGTATACCGAAGACCTCGAGATTCTTGACGAGGCAGCCTCGGGCAACCAGGCGATTTCGAAGATAAACGACCTCGTCCCCGACGTGGTGTTCCTGGATATCCAGATGCCCGACATGGATGCGTTCGAGGTGCTCAAGAACATCGACGAAGATGCGATGCCGCTTATCGTGTTCACGACCGCGCACGAGAACTTCGCGCTCCGCGCCTTCGAGGAGAACACGGTGGATTACCTGCTGAAGCCGGTGGACCCCGAACGCCTTGACGCTACGATGGAAAAGCTGCGCAAGCGCCTGCCCGCCGTGGTGGAGAGCCAGCAGATGCCCGCGGATTTCTCGTGGGACAAGTTCCGCTCTCTCATGGCGATGGGAGACCAGTACCTGCAGCGCATCCAGGTGAAGATCGGTGACCGCATACTGCTCGTGAACGTGGACGAGATTATCCGGTTCCACAGCGAGGAGAAGTACACGACCGTCTACACTCCCACGAACCAGTACATTATCGATACTCCGCTCGTGGACCTCGAGAAGAAACTTGACCCGCGTCAGTTCGTGCGCGTGCACAGGGCTCACCTCGTGGCTATCGACTACATCGCCGAAATCCGCAAGACGGACATGAGCCGCCTGAACGTGGTGCTGCGCGACAAGGACCATACGCAGATCCTGGTGAGCAGGAACTTCGTGAAGAGTGTCCGCAATCTGTAA
- a CDS encoding Ig-like domain-containing domain, with protein MKLRYPAFALLLAPVLACIALLACATQVAPGGGPEDKLPPRVAAVYPAPNTTNHPEELYVKLEFDEWINASVPRGAVSISPPVDGKMKFTVSGRTMELTSRALLDSGTTYTVTFAGGIKDLHGNALAKPFHVVFSTGDHIDSLTITGRVLVNDSMARKKTFPSIGLFLMGPEREGRRYLEKYRDTVTKQLDSLPMLAKEPPLFVTRADSAGNFTLTGLKPGRYRVVAFVDENGNQKIEPANELAGVWTNDLVLTEESTDTLWVPLTDHDTSALELESVSQPFARVLEANFSRSVFFDSAFADTANCWLTYPDGSTVHPHYIYMAASGKKPQFYFDSIPKPELTYKFACKAAKDSLSRALDSAHAEVEWSWVDKPADTLAPAIASTKLLSMAKSVFPGDTLVIAFNKPVDSLVNTYHVVLNKDTTAVTMKRIDPIRYMAVRAEPWPTDATIDFLEGYKDTTLAKADSNGVRDTVITTKYNRLLRFETVPKIKLASLKGKLVRANPGVTVRLLSIDTKRPYFTKCDTDGRFAFDNLMEGKYFIDYYYAEEGRNTPDGGSLSPFKFGRPWRAPNDTVRVSNGENVLEKLLPDLPALP; from the coding sequence ATGAAGTTGCGTTACCCTGCTTTCGCCCTGTTGCTTGCTCCGGTGCTTGCCTGCATCGCTCTGCTGGCATGCGCGACGCAGGTTGCACCGGGCGGCGGGCCTGAAGACAAGCTTCCGCCCCGCGTTGCCGCCGTATACCCCGCGCCGAACACGACGAACCATCCCGAGGAACTCTACGTGAAGCTGGAGTTCGACGAATGGATCAATGCGTCGGTCCCGCGCGGCGCCGTCTCGATTTCGCCGCCGGTGGACGGGAAGATGAAATTCACCGTGAGCGGCCGTACGATGGAACTTACATCGAGGGCGCTGCTCGATTCGGGAACTACCTACACGGTCACGTTTGCAGGCGGCATCAAGGACCTGCACGGCAACGCGCTTGCCAAGCCGTTCCATGTGGTGTTCTCGACGGGCGACCATATCGATTCCCTCACGATTACGGGCCGCGTTCTGGTGAACGACTCGATGGCCCGCAAGAAGACTTTCCCGAGTATCGGGCTCTTTTTGATGGGGCCCGAGCGCGAAGGCCGCCGCTACCTGGAAAAATACCGCGATACGGTGACCAAGCAGCTGGATAGCCTCCCGATGCTTGCGAAGGAGCCGCCGCTGTTCGTGACCCGCGCGGACAGTGCAGGTAACTTCACGCTGACCGGACTCAAGCCCGGACGCTACCGTGTGGTGGCGTTCGTGGACGAGAACGGTAACCAGAAGATTGAGCCCGCGAACGAGCTCGCGGGCGTATGGACGAACGACCTCGTGCTTACCGAGGAGAGCACCGACACGCTGTGGGTGCCGCTGACCGACCACGATACGTCGGCGCTGGAACTGGAATCGGTGTCGCAGCCGTTTGCCCGCGTGCTCGAGGCGAATTTCTCGCGGTCGGTGTTCTTTGATTCCGCATTCGCCGATACCGCGAACTGCTGGCTCACATACCCCGACGGGAGCACGGTGCACCCGCACTACATCTACATGGCCGCCTCCGGTAAAAAGCCGCAGTTCTACTTTGATTCTATCCCCAAGCCGGAACTTACTTACAAGTTTGCCTGCAAGGCCGCGAAGGATTCACTTTCTAGGGCACTCGATTCGGCGCATGCCGAGGTGGAGTGGAGCTGGGTCGACAAGCCCGCCGATACGCTTGCGCCCGCGATTGCCAGCACCAAGCTCCTGTCCATGGCGAAGTCCGTTTTCCCGGGCGATACGCTGGTCATCGCCTTCAACAAGCCCGTGGATTCGCTCGTGAACACGTACCATGTGGTGCTGAACAAGGATACGACCGCGGTTACCATGAAGCGCATCGACCCTATCCGCTACATGGCAGTGCGTGCGGAGCCCTGGCCCACCGATGCGACGATTGATTTCTTGGAAGGGTACAAGGATACGACTCTCGCGAAGGCCGATAGTAACGGCGTGCGCGATACGGTTATCACGACGAAGTACAACAGGCTGCTGCGATTCGAGACGGTTCCCAAGATCAAGCTTGCCTCGCTCAAGGGGAAACTTGTGCGTGCGAACCCGGGCGTGACGGTACGCCTGCTCTCTATCGATACGAAACGCCCGTACTTTACCAAGTGCGACACGGACGGGAGATTCGCCTTCGACAACCTGATGGAAGGCAAGTACTTTATTGATTATTACTATGCGGAAGAGGGCCGGAATACGCCGGATGGCGGCTCACTCTCTCCGTTCAAGTTTGGTAGGCCCTGGCGTGCGCCCAACGATACGGTCCGCGTTTCCAACGGTGAAAACGTGTTGGAAAAGCTGTTGCCGGATTTGCCCGCGTTGCCATGA